Proteins from one Candidatus Binatia bacterium genomic window:
- a CDS encoding LOG family protein, producing the protein RKAIMEERADAFVALPGGFGTLEEMFEIITLKQLQQHNKAIVFLNAAGYYGPLAAALEHMYEAQFAKPAYRQMYSIAPDVATAIKHVESYRPAELPSKWFVSGAT; encoded by the coding sequence GCGGAAGGCGATCATGGAGGAGCGGGCGGACGCGTTCGTGGCGCTGCCGGGCGGATTCGGGACGCTGGAGGAGATGTTCGAGATCATCACGCTCAAGCAATTGCAGCAGCACAACAAGGCGATCGTCTTCCTCAATGCCGCTGGGTACTATGGGCCGCTGGCGGCGGCGCTGGAGCACATGTACGAAGCGCAGTTCGCCAAGCCGGCGTACCGGCAGATGTACAGCATTGCGCCGGACGTAGCGACCGCGATCAAGCACGTGGAGAGCTATCGTCCGGCGGAGTTGCCGTCGAAATGGTTCGTGTCGGGCGCGACGTAA